A stretch of DNA from Syntrophales bacterium:
ACAGTCTGGCGAACATATTCCTTCTTGCCGGCGCCGTTCCTCCCGAGGTTGACCTGCGAATCATCGATGAAAGTTGCGAGATGGCGTGCGTGACGGATCAAATGCTCCTTCGCGGCGTGGCGGGCCAGACCGTTTCGCTGCTTCCCCTCTCGTCGGTGGTTTCAGGAATCACCCTTCGGGGATTCGAGTACCCGCTGACGGAGGGTGTGATAGAAATGGGGAAATCGCTGGGAATCAGCAACCGGCTGTCCGGAACGGAAGGATTCATCGGGCTGAAAACGGGACGCCTGCTGGTTATCAAAAACAGTGTTCCGTAGCGGCGGGACCGGCACGAAGTGAAAGGGTAAATCATGTCGAAGACCATAGCGCGAGTGCTTACCATAGCGGGATCCGACTCCGGGGGAGGAGCCGGCATCCAGGCGGACATTAAAACCATAACCGCCCTGGGCGGGTTCGGCATGTCTGTCATAACCGCCCTCACGGCCCAGAATACGCTCGGCGTCCAGGGAATTTACGAGATTCCCCTTGATTTCGTGGAGCAGCAGTTTGATGCCGTAGCCTCGGATATCGGTGTCGATGCCGCAAAAACAGGTATGCTCGCCAATGCGGACGTGGTGTGCCTGGTGGCCCGGAAGGTTTCCGGGTACGGCATTACAAACCTTGTCGTCGATCCGGTCATGGTGGCCAAGGGCGGGGCCCGCCTGATCCATGACGAGGCGAAGGGGGCTCTCATCGAGGCCCTTATTCCCCTGGCGCGGGTGGTGACGCCCAATATTCCCGAGGCTGAGGTACTGACGGGTCGGGCCATTCTAACAGAAGCCGACATGGGAGATGCCGCCCGGGCAATCGCCGGCCTCGGGGCTCGAAGCGTTCTTGTCAAGGGCGGCCACAGAAAGGGGAGGGCCCTGGATGTTCTGTATGAAGGTGGAAAATTGTATGAGTTTTCAGCGGACCGTATAGAAACGAATAACACCCATGGCACGGGATGTACCCTGTCGGCCGCCATCGCCACGGGACTCGGTATGGGAATGAATGTTCACGACGCCGTGACCGGAGCAAAGGAGTATATAACCAGGGCGATCCGATTTTCGCTGTCTCTCGGTGGCGGCCATGGTCCTGTCAATCATGCGGCGGGTGTCGGAGGGAAAGCGTGCGGATGATATGCCGTGAAAGGAATGGTAAAGACAATGACACAACTTGAACAGGCGCGTGGAGGGATCATTTCGGACGAAATGGCATTCTGTGCCGGTGTGGAGGGAGTCTCCCCCGAATATATCAGGCAGGGTGTTGAACAGGGGACCATCGTGGTGGTGCGTAACAGGGTTCACGGGACCGTCGATCCCTGCGCCATTGGAAAGGGACTTCGCACCAAGATCAACGCGAATGTGGGGACGTCGCGGGATCGTGTCGACCTTGACCTGGAGGTGGAAAAGGTTGTAACCGCCGCCCGGTACGGTGCTGATGCCGTCATGGACCTTTCCACCGGCGGAGACCTGCGACGCATCCGGAAAACCATACTGGGGGCCTCTCCCGTCGTGATGGGGACGGTTCCCATATACCAGGCAGCCACGTTCATGCTGGACCGGAAGAGAGCTATCGTTGAGATGAGTGCTGACGATATGTTCAATGTCTGTGAGGAAAACGGTGCCGATGGGGTCGATTTTATCACCGTTCATTGCGGTGTCACGCGTCAGAGCGTGTCCTGTGTTGAGGAACAGGGACGCCTGCTCGGTATCGTCAGCAGGGGCGGCAGCATTCTTTCCCGGTGGATGAAATTCAACAACCGGGAAAACCCGCTGTACGAAGAGTACGATCGCCTGCTGGAAATCGTAAAGCAGTATGACATGGTGCTGAGCCTTGGCGACGGTCTCCGCCCGGGATGCCTTGCCGATGCCACCGACCGGGGCCAGATCCAGGAACTGATTCTCCTGGGAGAATTGACGAAGCGGGCACGAGATTACGGTGTCCAGGTCATAATCGAGGGACCGGGGCATGTCCCCCTCAAAGAGATCGAGACCAATGTGGCGCTTCAGAAAAGCCTTTGCGGGGAAGTACCATTCTACGTTCTGGGGCCGCTTCCCACCGATATCGTCCCAGGCTACGATCACATCACATCCGCCATCGGCGGGGCTGTCGCCGGCGCCGCGGGAGCGGATTTTCTCTGCTATGTGACGCCGGCGGAACATCTGAAGCTGCCCACCCTGGATGACGTGAGGGAAGGCGTTGTCGCGTCGAGGATCGCCGCCCATATTGCCGACATCGCCAAGGGTCTGCCGGGAGCCGTCGATCGTGACCATGCCATGGCCCGTTACCGCGGGGAGTTCGACTGGGAGGGGCAGATCCGTGTTGCCCTTGATCCCCTTCGTGCCGCCGCTCTGCTTGAAAAGAGCGGGAGTGCCGCCGATGAGGGCTGCACCATGTGCGGCGAATTCTGTGCCATCAAACTGGGCAAGGGGCGTCTGGACGCCGGACATGATGCCTGACGGCGGTGGTTCCCATGACAGAACAGGGGCAACGGGGCATGGACGACGGGATTCTCGTATTCATTGATTATTCCGGGACGCTTTGTTTCGATTCGGTGCGATTCGGCACCCCTGGAGTTCTGATGAAAGAGCTGATTTCTTCCGGCCTCCACGGACTCGGGGTCAGAGATACCGATTTTTTCTGGGAGCGGATCATACATCCTGTCTGGGCTGAAGGGAGTACCACCGGCGCAGGCTACGGGGCGCTCATGGAGAGGCAATTAAAGGAAACCCTGCCGATGCCGGTTCCGAAAGATGATCTCCGGCGGGCCGTGATGTCCTTTACCGGGCGGTACTTCGGTTCCTTTCGCGTGGATCCGAAGTGGAAAAGCTCCCTCTGTAGTCTTCGGAACAACCCGGCAACCTCCGTGGTGGTCGTTACGGACCATTACGCCGAAGCAACCAAGGCTGTTATCGAATCCTTCAGGACACTCGGCCTGGAAGCCCGGGCACTTGGAACCAGGCCCCCAAAGGGTCCTGAAGGAGCCGGCAGGACACCCTTTCTGGTGGCCAACTCAGCGGACCTGGGATGGATAAAAGCGGACCGGCGCTTCTGGGAACTGCTTCGTGCCTCGGTACCCTGTTACCGAAACTGTGCCACACTCCTGGTCGACGATTTCGGCTTCAATGAAGCGGGGGGAAGCGACTACGGGACATGGCCGCGGGTGCTGGAACGGCGGTTCCAGACGGTTGCCCTGGTTGAAGATGTTTTTGGATCACCTCCGCGGGTCGTTACGTTTTTTGCCGACCGGACGACCGGATACCGTGGAGATGGATCCGGATCCCCGGCGCTTGTCCGTTCCCTGGGAGAGGTGATTCGGGACGTTGAACGGGTTGTTTCTACAGAGTATCGGTCGATCTGTTCGTGAGCTTCCCGTATTCCCACATGCGGGCAAAGACCGTCAAACCCTGCTCGGGAAAGGTGAAGACCGGCAGCTTTCGCTCCATCATGAAATCACGGCACTGGGACATGTCATCGACTCCGCCCAAGAAGGTAAAGAACACAGGCTTTCGAGCCTTCGAGGCGACCATGTCGGCCAGGGAACGAATCATCACGGTACCGAATGCCGCGAAACCGATGAAAAGAATGCCGTCCACACCGTCATCGTCGAGGAGGGCGCCGACAATCTCCAGGGATGTTTTTTCAAAACCGTGAATCATCATGTCCGGGAAAATGTCAACGGGGTTTTTTCGTTTCGACTTCGATGAGATGACGGAGCCCAGACGGTCGATGGTTTCCGACGCGAAAGCTGTCAGGAGAAGACCCTCGTCCGAAGCCCTGTCGATTGCCATGATTGCCTGAGCTCCACTGAAGGTTACCACGGCGATCCGGTTGCCCCGGGGTACCGGGGCCCATTGAAAGCCCATGATCATGGCCAGAAGCTCGTCAATCCCGTCCGCGCGAAGAACACCCACCTGACGCAGCGCCCCGTCCAGGACGGCGTCATTCACGGCGAGGCTGCCCGTGTGGGTGGCCGTGGCTGTGCTTCCCGCTTCACTTCGTCCGCCCTTGAGGATGATGACCGGTTTCTCGAGGACGGCCTTCCGGGCCTCATCCAGAAAACGTCTTCCGTCGCGGATGTCTTCGAGATACATGCCGATGATCCGGGTCTGTTCGTCCCGGGCCAGA
This window harbors:
- the thiD gene encoding bifunctional hydroxymethylpyrimidine kinase/phosphomethylpyrimidine kinase, which codes for MSKTIARVLTIAGSDSGGGAGIQADIKTITALGGFGMSVITALTAQNTLGVQGIYEIPLDFVEQQFDAVASDIGVDAAKTGMLANADVVCLVARKVSGYGITNLVVDPVMVAKGGARLIHDEAKGALIEALIPLARVVTPNIPEAEVLTGRAILTEADMGDAARAIAGLGARSVLVKGGHRKGRALDVLYEGGKLYEFSADRIETNNTHGTGCTLSAAIATGLGMGMNVHDAVTGAKEYITRAIRFSLSLGGGHGPVNHAAGVGGKACG
- the thiC gene encoding phosphomethylpyrimidine synthase ThiC; translation: MTQLEQARGGIISDEMAFCAGVEGVSPEYIRQGVEQGTIVVVRNRVHGTVDPCAIGKGLRTKINANVGTSRDRVDLDLEVEKVVTAARYGADAVMDLSTGGDLRRIRKTILGASPVVMGTVPIYQAATFMLDRKRAIVEMSADDMFNVCEENGADGVDFITVHCGVTRQSVSCVEEQGRLLGIVSRGGSILSRWMKFNNRENPLYEEYDRLLEIVKQYDMVLSLGDGLRPGCLADATDRGQIQELILLGELTKRARDYGVQVIIEGPGHVPLKEIETNVALQKSLCGEVPFYVLGPLPTDIVPGYDHITSAIGGAVAGAAGADFLCYVTPAEHLKLPTLDDVREGVVASRIAAHIADIAKGLPGAVDRDHAMARYRGEFDWEGQIRVALDPLRAAALLEKSGSAADEGCTMCGEFCAIKLGKGRLDAGHDA
- a CDS encoding CoA-binding protein, with protein sequence MRSIAKVLASKNIAIFGASENPFKPGSMLIATLRNTGFTGRIAGVNPGGGEFNGVPLYRSIEEVPFDVDIASIIIPPEAVPEALKSCARKGVKGVVISSEGFSEGDGTGQAIQEEVRTILRDSNMRGFGPNTLGLVNTETGMTTSYVADSTMMMPGSVGFAAQSGIFVGALLMYMCTWPVYRISKALGLGNKVDVDESDALEYLARDEQTRIIGMYLEDIRDGRRFLDEARKAVLEKPVIILKGGRSEAGSTATATHTGSLAVNDAVLDGALRQVGVLRADGIDELLAMIMGFQWAPVPRGNRIAVVTFSGAQAIMAIDRASDEGLLLTAFASETIDRLGSVISSKSKRKNPVDIFPDMMIHGFEKTSLEIVGALLDDDGVDGILFIGFAAFGTVMIRSLADMVASKARKPVFFTFLGGVDDMSQCRDFMMERKLPVFTFPEQGLTVFARMWEYGKLTNRSTDTL